Genomic window (Negativicutes bacterium):
CTTAAATGAATATGACCTGGAATTATCTCATTAAACGCATTAACTACACCAATTAATGGTTTTTTTAAATCTTCTGGAGTATAGCCCATTGCATAAAATAATGCACGATGAGCAGCTCTTGTTGAGCCCTTTTTTACTGTATCACTTCTCATTTAAACCCCACCACTTCTTTACTTTAATTTATTAACAATATCTCCTTGATATTGACCATAAATATTTATAATTCAATATCGTTTTACATTTTCCTTCTTGTTGTAGAGGAAATATGTATTTATTATAGAAATATTATAAATAATATATTAAACTAAATAATATAAATAATCCAGTAAAAAAAGAGGTGTTTTTATGATAAAGCAAACAGAACGTACTTCTGATGCATTTATAGATGATAATTTAATTTTTGAATTGTTAGATAATTCAAAAAAACTTGCTCAAAACAAAGAATCTATTGCAAAAATAATCAATAAAGCTAAAACTTTAGCGGGGTTAAGCGCAGCTGAAGTTGCAATATTATTACAGGTTGAAGATAAAGAATTATTACAAGAAATTTATAAAACAGCCCAGTTTATTAAACAAAGTATTTATGGTGACCGAATTGTGTTGTTTGCTCCGTTATATTTATCGAGTTATTGTATTAATAATTGTACTTATTGTGGTTATCGTACCAGTAACAAAAAACAACTGCGCCGAAAATTATCTATGGCTGAAATAAAAAAAGAAGTAGAAATTTTAGAAAATTTAGGACATAAGCGTCTTGCGATTGAGGCTGGTGAAGATAATGTCAATTGCCCTATCGATTATGTTGTAGATGCCTTAAAAACAATCTACTCCGTAAAAAATGATAACGGTAGTATCAGACGAGCTAATGTTAATATCGCTGCGACAACTATTGCTGAATATGAACTTTTGAAAAAAGCAGGGATTGGAACATATATTTTGTTTCAAGAAACTTATCATCGCGACACTTACCAAAAGCTACATTTATCCGGGCCAAAAAGCGATTATAATTGGCATACTACTGCCATGGATCGTGCTATGAAGGCCGGAATTGATGATGTTGGAATTGGTGTCTTATACGGTCTATATGATTTTAAGTATGAAACTGTAGCTATGTTTTTGCACGCTGAACATCTAGAGCAAGAATTTGGAGTCGGTCCACATACTATTTCTGTCCCTCGTCTAAGACCAGCAACCGGTGTAACTTTAGATAAATTCCCACACCTAGTTAGCGATGCAGATTTTGCAAAAATTATTGCAATTATTAGGCTAGCAGTGCCTTATACCGGCTTAATATTATCAACTAGAGAAGATCCGGCTTATCGTGATATTTTAATTGATTATGGTGTTTCTCAAATCAGTGCTGCTTCCGGTACCGGTGTTGGGGCATATCGTGAAAATTATGACAAAAATAATACTGCTGAAAGTAGTATGCAATTTGAAACCAGCGACACTAGATCTCCTAATGAAATAATTCAAATGCTATGTGAAAAAGGCTATATTCCAAGTTACTGTACCGCTTGTTATCGTCAAGGGCGTACTGGTGATCGATTCATGGCTTTAGCCAAATCAGGCGAAATTCAAAATGTGTGCTTGCCAAACGCTATTTTAACCTTAAAAGAATATCTAATAGATTACGCTGATGAAAAAACTAAAGCAGTCGGCAATGCCTTAATTGCTAAAGAAGTTGAAAAGTTAAGCAATCCTAGTGTTAAAGATAAAACGATTGCTACTTTAAAAGAAATTGAAAATGGTAAGCGCGATTTTTATTTCTAAAACAATTTAAATAATTTTAAAATATGATATAATAATGATAATATAGTTTTTACTTATTATCTTAAGAGGAACTTATCAACTTAATCATTAAAGAGGTAATACAAATGGAATTGCGTCAACTAGAGTATTTTCAAATGGCCAGTCGCTTAAAAAATATCACCAGAGCCGCAGAAAGATTAAAGGTTTCACAACCGAATATCACTGTTGCTATTAAAAAATTAGAAGCTGAACTTGGCGTTCAATTATTTGATAGAAGTCAAAAACAACTGACTTTAACACCGGAAGGAACGGTTTTTTTAAATCGTATTGATATTGCTTTACGTAATATTCAAGATGCCTTATTGGAGTTAAATGATTATAAGCAATTACAAAAAGGCTCCATCAAAATAGGGATACCACCAATGATTGGAGCTTATCTCTTTCCCAAGATATTTTCAGATTTTCGACAACTTCATTCAAATTTAGATATTTATATCTACGAAGAAGGCTCTATTGCTATTAGAGAACAATTAGAACGTGATGAGCTTGATTTTGGAATTGTCATTACAACCAATGCTCCTTCTAATCTTCAACTATTTCAAATGTCCACCAATCAAATTGTCGCTTGTTTACCGAATGATCATCTGTTAGCCAACAAAACTACTATTTCTTTTAATGATATTCATGAAGATAATTTAATTATGTTAAAATCAGGCTCTTATTTACGTCAAGCAATTCTAACGGAATTTGATAAGCATAATATTGCTCCAAGAATAATTTTAGAATCTAACCAGATTGAAACCATCAAAGGATTAGTCGCTAGTGGCGTTGGTATTTCTTTTTTACTAGATGTTATTGTTCATAATGAAACTACTTTGAAAGCTATTCCACTGACCGAAGCTAAATATGTCGATATTGGACTAGCATGGAAAAAAGATAAATATGTATCAAAAGCAGCTCAAGCTTTTATTGATTTCTGCAAAACTCATCTAACAGTAGCTCAACAATAACATTTTTATGGTCTACATTATTTAATATGATTATATTTTCTTAAATCTTTTACCACTACAATAAAAATGCACCTTACTTTTTCGTAAGGTGCATTTTCTCTAAGGTTTTAAAGTCCATTATAACATAGTGGACTTTTTATTTTTCTTTTTCGGCTTTTTAATGCAAGTAGTGGTTTCTTCAGGAACCTTACTATTAAGTTTCTCCTCCAGCAACTGCCATACTTCTGGTTTTTCGAAACCTTTCCGCCAAGCTGCCACACCAGCTAAATTATACTTTTCTACTAAATTAATTTTTTTATCCAATGATTTTTCATTTTCAATCCAAATCTTATAAATGGCACCATCTTGTTGGTATTGAACATAATCTTGACCTTTATCTTCTAACCACAGAGGCTTTAACTTTTTATCTTTTATTATTGTATCAATTTCGTGCATTGCTACAGTTTTAGCTTTAACCTTAATTTTTCCAGCTACTGTTTGTTCTTGCCACTCTCTCATATAAAAAGGTAGGCCTAACACTAATTTTTCATTAGGTACATCCTTTAAAGTATTAACAACACCATTTTCCACCCAAGGCAAAGACGCTACTGAACCACTAACTGGACTAGTGCGCCAATGTTCATCGTAAGCCATTAACATCACATAATCAACGATTTTGCCAAGAGTCTTACGATCATAACATTTTGACCATTGTGAATCATCCATTGGTGCTGTAACATCAATGGATACCTTTACATTAATATCATGTAATGCTTT
Coding sequences:
- a CDS encoding LysR family transcriptional regulator, translating into MELRQLEYFQMASRLKNITRAAERLKVSQPNITVAIKKLEAELGVQLFDRSQKQLTLTPEGTVFLNRIDIALRNIQDALLELNDYKQLQKGSIKIGIPPMIGAYLFPKIFSDFRQLHSNLDIYIYEEGSIAIREQLERDELDFGIVITTNAPSNLQLFQMSTNQIVACLPNDHLLANKTTISFNDIHEDNLIMLKSGSYLRQAILTEFDKHNIAPRIILESNQIETIKGLVASGVGISFLLDVIVHNETTLKAIPLTEAKYVDIGLAWKKDKYVSKAAQAFIDFCKTHLTVAQQ
- the hydG gene encoding [FeFe] hydrogenase H-cluster radical SAM maturase HydG → MIKQTERTSDAFIDDNLIFELLDNSKKLAQNKESIAKIINKAKTLAGLSAAEVAILLQVEDKELLQEIYKTAQFIKQSIYGDRIVLFAPLYLSSYCINNCTYCGYRTSNKKQLRRKLSMAEIKKEVEILENLGHKRLAIEAGEDNVNCPIDYVVDALKTIYSVKNDNGSIRRANVNIAATTIAEYELLKKAGIGTYILFQETYHRDTYQKLHLSGPKSDYNWHTTAMDRAMKAGIDDVGIGVLYGLYDFKYETVAMFLHAEHLEQEFGVGPHTISVPRLRPATGVTLDKFPHLVSDADFAKIIAIIRLAVPYTGLILSTREDPAYRDILIDYGVSQISAASGTGVGAYRENYDKNNTAESSMQFETSDTRSPNEIIQMLCEKGYIPSYCTACYRQGRTGDRFMALAKSGEIQNVCLPNAILTLKEYLIDYADEKTKAVGNALIAKEVEKLSNPSVKDKTIATLKEIENGKRDFYF